From one Burkholderia pyrrocinia genomic stretch:
- a CDS encoding Orn/Lys/Arg decarboxylase N-terminal domain-containing protein, with translation MNTPVGGIRRLGMRALLVDDEIAQETATGRAVRTLSAELAQRDIDVLTATSADDAIMLIRSDPSIQCVLLDWDLGVDGHGPSEAVVEAIRHRNANVPIFLLADRSVASSVPSAVMGQVDDFVWLLEDTADFIGGRIHAAIERYRSTVLPPMFGALAKFSRVYEYSWHTPGHTGGTGFLKSPVGRAFFEYFGESLFRSDLSISVGELGSLLDHSGPIGESERYAARVFGAHRTYHVTNGSSTSNRIILMASVSRDQIALCDRNCHKSAEHAMTMSGAIPTYLVPTRNRYGIIGPIASERLTQAAIREAIASNPLAAGLADRQPKHAIVTNSTYDGLCYNVTRVEELLGASVDRLHFDEAWYGYARFNPIYRDRHAMHGDPRDHHADRPTVFATQSTHKLLTALSQASYIHVRDGRSPIPHGQFNETFMMHASTSPNYAIIASNDVAAAMMDGPGGEALTRESIEEAVAFRQMIARMNAEYAAKGDWFVECWQPDTVLDTRTGRSLPFHEAPPELLATDPWCWMLKPGAQWHGFGNIEDGYCMLDPIKVSIVTPGVAPAGGLMPVGIPASVLTAYLDARGIVVEKTTDFTILFLFSIGITKGKWGSLVSALCDFKRDYDANLPLDMAIPSLVKEHGARYAGMGLKDLADTMFAAMEQLGTTRLMSEAFSILPKPEMSPVRAYEHLVQGRVEQVSLDELAGRTVATGVVPYPPGIPLLMPGENAGPAGGPVLGYLKALEAYDRRFPGFAHDTHGVEVDDGTYRVYCLTA, from the coding sequence GACCGGGCGTGCGGTCCGCACGCTGAGCGCGGAGCTCGCGCAACGCGACATCGACGTGCTTACGGCGACGTCCGCCGACGATGCGATCATGCTGATCCGTTCCGATCCGTCGATCCAGTGCGTGCTGCTCGACTGGGATCTCGGCGTGGACGGCCACGGGCCGTCCGAGGCCGTGGTCGAAGCGATCCGGCATCGCAATGCCAACGTGCCGATCTTCCTGCTGGCCGACCGCAGCGTCGCGTCGTCGGTGCCGTCCGCGGTCATGGGCCAGGTCGACGATTTCGTCTGGCTGCTCGAGGATACGGCCGACTTCATCGGCGGGCGCATCCACGCGGCGATCGAACGCTATCGCTCGACCGTGCTGCCGCCGATGTTCGGCGCGCTCGCGAAGTTCTCGCGTGTTTACGAATACTCGTGGCATACGCCCGGCCACACGGGCGGCACGGGCTTCCTGAAGTCGCCGGTCGGCCGCGCGTTCTTCGAATACTTCGGCGAATCGCTGTTCCGCTCCGACCTGTCGATCTCGGTCGGCGAACTCGGCTCGCTGCTCGACCACTCGGGCCCGATCGGCGAAAGCGAGCGCTACGCGGCGCGCGTGTTCGGCGCGCATCGCACGTATCACGTGACGAACGGCTCGTCGACGTCGAACCGCATCATCCTGATGGCGAGCGTGAGCCGCGACCAGATCGCGCTGTGCGACCGCAATTGCCACAAGTCGGCCGAGCATGCGATGACGATGTCGGGCGCGATCCCGACCTACCTTGTGCCGACGCGCAACCGCTACGGGATCATCGGGCCGATCGCGTCCGAGCGCCTCACGCAGGCGGCGATCCGCGAGGCGATCGCATCGAACCCGCTCGCGGCCGGGCTGGCCGATCGCCAGCCGAAGCACGCGATCGTCACGAACTCGACTTACGACGGCCTCTGCTACAACGTTACGCGCGTCGAGGAGCTGCTCGGCGCGAGCGTCGACCGGCTGCACTTCGACGAAGCGTGGTACGGCTATGCGCGCTTCAACCCGATCTACCGCGACCGCCATGCAATGCACGGCGACCCGCGCGACCATCATGCGGACCGGCCGACGGTGTTCGCGACGCAGTCGACGCACAAGCTGCTGACCGCGCTGTCGCAGGCGTCGTACATCCACGTGCGCGACGGCCGCAGCCCGATTCCGCATGGTCAGTTTAACGAAACGTTCATGATGCATGCGTCGACGTCGCCGAACTACGCGATCATCGCGTCGAACGACGTCGCGGCCGCGATGATGGACGGCCCCGGCGGCGAAGCGCTGACGCGCGAGTCGATCGAGGAGGCCGTCGCGTTCCGGCAGATGATCGCGCGGATGAATGCCGAGTACGCGGCGAAGGGCGACTGGTTCGTCGAATGCTGGCAGCCCGATACGGTGCTCGACACGCGCACGGGCCGGTCGCTGCCGTTCCACGAGGCGCCGCCGGAACTGCTCGCCACCGACCCGTGGTGCTGGATGCTGAAGCCCGGCGCGCAATGGCACGGCTTCGGCAATATCGAGGACGGCTACTGCATGCTCGATCCGATCAAGGTGTCGATCGTCACGCCGGGCGTCGCGCCGGCCGGCGGCCTGATGCCGGTCGGCATTCCGGCGAGCGTGTTGACCGCCTATCTCGATGCGCGCGGGATCGTCGTCGAGAAGACGACCGACTTCACGATCCTGTTCCTGTTCTCGATCGGCATCACGAAGGGCAAGTGGGGCTCGCTCGTCAGTGCACTGTGCGACTTCAAGCGCGACTACGACGCGAACCTGCCGCTCGACATGGCGATTCCGTCGCTCGTGAAGGAGCATGGCGCGCGTTATGCGGGCATGGGGCTGAAGGACCTGGCCGACACGATGTTCGCGGCGATGGAGCAGCTCGGCACGACGCGGCTGATGTCGGAGGCGTTCTCGATCCTGCCGAAGCCGGAGATGAGCCCGGTGCGCGCGTACGAGCATCTCGTGCAGGGCCGCGTCGAGCAGGTCTCGCTCGACGAGCTGGCCGGGCGCACGGTCGCCACCGGTGTCGTGCCGTATCCGCCGGGCATTCCGCTGCTGATGCCGGGCGAGAACGCGGGGCCGGCCGGCGGCCCGGTGCTCGGTTACCTGAAGGCGCTCGAAGCGTACGACCGGCGCTTTCCGGGCTTCGCGCACGACACGCACGGCGTGGAAGTCGACGACGGCACGTACCGCGTGTACTGCCTGACGGCCTGA